In Dietzia sp. ANT_WB102, a genomic segment contains:
- the trpA gene encoding tryptophan synthase subunit alpha, whose product MSVLSDVFERCRGENRAALIGYYPAGYPTLEGSIEAVRTMVEGGCDIIEVGIPYSDPMMDGPTIQAAADTALEAGFRVADTFEVVRAVADAGAVPVVMTYWNPVLQYGIERFAADLAAAGGTGVITPDLIPDEAEDWIAASDSHGIDRVFLVAPSSTPERLAMTLSLTGGFVYVQAVMGVTGARDVVSDAPRTLTARVREISDLACGVGLGVRNGAQAAEIASYADGVIVGSALITAASEGLDSLRRLTSELAEGVRRPGAGS is encoded by the coding sequence ATGAGCGTTCTCAGTGACGTGTTCGAGCGGTGCCGGGGCGAGAACCGGGCCGCACTCATCGGGTACTACCCGGCCGGTTACCCGACCCTCGAAGGATCGATCGAAGCCGTGCGCACGATGGTCGAAGGTGGATGCGACATCATCGAGGTCGGCATCCCCTACTCCGATCCGATGATGGACGGACCGACCATCCAGGCCGCCGCCGACACCGCACTTGAGGCCGGTTTCCGGGTGGCGGACACGTTCGAGGTGGTCCGTGCGGTCGCCGACGCCGGTGCGGTGCCTGTGGTGATGACCTACTGGAACCCGGTGTTGCAGTACGGTATCGAGCGTTTCGCGGCCGACCTCGCCGCAGCTGGCGGGACGGGTGTCATCACTCCCGACCTCATCCCCGACGAGGCGGAGGACTGGATCGCGGCGTCGGATTCCCACGGCATCGACCGAGTGTTCCTCGTGGCTCCGTCCTCGACCCCTGAGCGCCTCGCGATGACATTGTCCCTTACCGGCGGATTCGTCTACGTCCAGGCAGTCATGGGCGTCACCGGAGCCCGGGACGTCGTCTCGGACGCACCCCGGACACTCACTGCGCGGGTCCGCGAAATCTCCGACCTCGCTTGTGGGGTCGGGCTGGGAGTCCGCAATGGTGCCCAGGCGGCCGAGATCGCCTCCTACGCTGATGGTGTGATCGTCGGTTCCGCGCTCATCACGGCGGCTTCTGAGGGGCTCGACTCCCTCAGGCGTCTGACGTCCGAGTTGGCGGAGGGCGTCCGTCGGCCCGGGGCGGGCTCGTGA
- the lgt gene encoding prolipoprotein diacylglyceryl transferase produces the protein MIPSPPQGVWEIGPFPLRAYALWIILGIVIAIWWGEKRWIARGGQPGVVLDTALWAIPFGLIGGRVYHVATDWYRYFGEGRNPVDALKIWDGGLGIWGAVAFGALGAYIGLRQQGIRALGALGDSIAPGIVLAQGIGRLGNYFNQELYGRETDVPWALEIYQRYDESYGYSETIGRSTGQVLATVHPTFLYELLWNVLVAIVLVLVDRRFRLGHGRLFALYVALYCFGRFWVELLRADAATEVFGLRINTIVSVVVMLFALLYLWRARRGRESPSELRALGGAEGDASNGAPHGDAPPLSGR, from the coding sequence GTGATCCCCAGTCCTCCCCAGGGGGTCTGGGAGATCGGACCTTTCCCACTCCGCGCCTACGCGCTGTGGATCATCCTGGGCATCGTCATCGCCATCTGGTGGGGCGAGAAGCGCTGGATCGCCCGCGGCGGGCAGCCGGGGGTTGTGCTCGACACCGCCCTGTGGGCCATTCCGTTCGGACTGATCGGTGGCCGCGTCTACCACGTGGCAACCGACTGGTACCGCTACTTCGGAGAGGGCCGCAATCCGGTCGACGCACTGAAGATCTGGGACGGGGGTCTGGGCATCTGGGGTGCGGTCGCCTTTGGTGCGCTCGGCGCCTATATCGGTCTGCGCCAGCAGGGAATCCGGGCGTTGGGGGCTCTGGGCGACTCGATCGCGCCGGGTATCGTGCTGGCGCAGGGGATCGGCCGGCTGGGCAACTATTTCAACCAGGAGCTCTACGGCCGTGAGACCGACGTGCCCTGGGCACTGGAGATCTACCAACGTTACGACGAGTCCTACGGCTATTCCGAGACGATCGGGCGGTCGACCGGCCAGGTGCTGGCGACAGTCCACCCGACTTTCCTCTACGAACTGCTGTGGAACGTACTCGTCGCGATCGTGCTGGTCTTGGTCGACCGACGGTTCCGCCTGGGACACGGTCGGCTCTTCGCTCTATACGTGGCGCTGTACTGCTTTGGTCGATTCTGGGTCGAACTGCTTCGAGCGGACGCCGCCACGGAGGTGTTCGGTCTGCGGATCAACACCATCGTCTCCGTAGTAGTCATGCTCTTCGCGCTGCTGTATCTCTGGAGGGCGCGCCGCGGTCGGGAGAGCCCGTCCGAGCTGCGTGCGCTGGGCGGTGCCGAAGGCGACGCCAGCAACGGGGCCCCTCACGGCGACGCACCCCCGTTGTCCGGTCGTTGA